A window of Hydrogenophilus thermoluteolus genomic DNA:
GATGCGGTCGAACGCCGCTTGGTCTTCGGGGGTGAGCGGGGGTTCGGGTTGCGGGGTGGCGCTGGCGTTGGGTGCTTCGTTCTTTTGAACGGGGTTCGGTGGGGCGGGGGCGTTTGGTTGCTGCGCCGCGGCGGGGGGTGTTGCGCCGTTGCCCTGGGCTGCCGCAAGATGGGTGAGCGTTTTGGGGAGGAGCGCAGCCATCGCTTCCGGGGTGTGGGCGGCGGAGTACGCGCTGGTTGCGATCACTGCACGCGGCAATTCGCCGAACTGCGCGCTTTCCGGGGTTTGTACCCAAACGATGCCGCCGGCGCGATGGACCGCAATCGCACCGGCAACGCCGTCGTTGCCCGTTCCCGAGAGCAGGATCTCGAGCGATTTCGCGCCGAAGTGGTGGGCAGCGCTCAAGAGGAGACGGTCAATCGACGGGTGTGGCCCGGGGCGCGGGTAACTGGGGGTGAGGCGCAGCCGTCCGTTACCGAGGATTTCGGCGTCGTGGGTGGCGGGGATGACGTAAACGTGGTCGGGCGCCAGACGCAACGGTGGGGATTGGGGGGAGGCCAGTTGCACCGCGATCGCGGCGCGCGGTTGCAGCAGCTGGGGGAGCAGCGTTTCGTGGTCTGGTGAGACGTGCTGCGCGATACCGTACGCGGTTTTGCCGTCTGGCCGAAACCCGGCAACCAGCGTACGCAGGGGCTCGACCGCGCCGGCTGAAGCGCCGATCACGACGAGTTGCGTGACCTCGAGTTGCGTGACCCGCGGGCGAGATTGGGGCAGGGCAGGCAGAGAACGTTTCATGGGGGCATTTTCCCGAAGTCTGGTTTCATCATAGCAAATCGCGCGCGATTCCGCTAAGATTCGGCGCATGATGCTAAGAGGTGACGCGATGGGGCAGTGGGCGGGGCAGCTGCCTGTCGAGACCGCGGCGCGCAGTGCCGCATTGGCGCAGCGGATCGCAGCGCGGATTGCGGCGGCGGGCGGCTGGGTGCCATTTGCGGATTTCATGCAGTGGGCGCTCTACGAGCCGGAGCTGGGCTATTACGCGCGCCACGACCAAGCGTTCGGACCGCACGGGGACTTTCTCACCGCGCCGGAGATTTCGCCGCTCTTTGGCGCGGTGCTCGCGGACGTGCTGGCGTCCGCGGTGGCGGAAACGGGCTTGGCGGTGGAATTCGGCGCAGGCAGCGGCGCATTGGCAGAGGATCTACTCACCCGGTGGCACGCATTGGGGGTGTTGCCGCAGCGCTACGCGATCGTCGAGGTCTCCGCTGGCTTGGCGGCGCGGCAGGCGGAACGGCTGCAGCCGCTTGCCGAGCGTCTTGGGGTCGAGCTGGTTTGGTGGCAGCGGTTGCCGGAGCGGTTCGCAGCGGCGGTGGTCGCGAACGAGGTGCTCGACGTCTTGCCGGTGCATGTGGTGGGCACACGCGGCGCGGAGACCTTCGAACGTGGCGTGGTGGTCGCCGAATCAGGAACGGAAGCGGCGGCATCGGCCGCACCGCGCTTTGCGTGGGCCGACCGGCCGCTCACGCCTGCGGCGGCATCGGCACTTGCTGGAATCGAATTGCCGCGAAGTGCCGACGGCGAATATCTTTCTGAGGTGGCGCCTGCGGTCCCAGCATGGGTGCGCACCGTCGCCGAGCGCTTGGCGCCGGGTTCGCTGTGGGCGCTGATCGATTATGGGTACGAGCGCGAGATTCTCTACGCGCCGTTTCGTTCCCGCGGGACACTGCAGGGGTATTATCGCCATCGGGTGGTGGAGGATGTGCTGGCGTGGCCGGGCGCGATCGACCTCACCGCGTTCGTCGATTTCACTGCGGTGGTCACGGCGTTGGAAGCAAGCGGCCTCACGGTGCACGAGTGGCGGCGGCAGGGGGATTTTTTATTGCGCCACGGAATCCTGGAGCGGCTCACGGAACGGGCAGAACCCGGTTCGGCGGCGTACGTGCAAGCGGCGCGCGCGGTGCAGCGGCTCATCATGCCGCACGAGATGGGTGAGCTCTTTCAGGTGGTGGTGGCGGGGCGGTAGTCCCCTCTTGTCCAAAGACAACGAAATGCGGGGGAAGCGTGACGCTTTTTGCGGCGGTATTGGGCGAAAACGAAAAGATCTCCGAAGCGGTCGCAGCAGCGCGCCGCCGCATGACGCGGTTCCCCGGTGATCGCTGGCGTGCGGTGGCGCGACCCGGTTTTGCGTTGGGGGTGTGGCAGCGCTGGTTCGGAGAAAGCGCGCCGCCTGACGGCGATTGGGACGTGGCGGAGCGCGACGGTTGGGTAGCGGTGGTGAGCGGTCATGCGGTAGTCGCGCAAGATGCGGCCGCCGCTGGCAGTGTGGCGGGCGCACCGGATGGCACATCGGTCGCGGAATGCGGCGGGGCGGCGATGGGGTTGGCGGCGAGGCTGCTTGCCGATTTCGTTTCGGACCCGATGACCCGTCCGCGGCGGTGGCAGGGGCAGTTTGCGTTCGTGGCTTGGCATGAGGCGACACAGCGCCTTTTTCTGGTGCGCGACCCGTTCGGGATCGAACCGCTCTATTGGGGGCGATTGCCCGGGGGCGGGTTTGCGGTAGCCAATCTGGCGAAGACGCTGGTTGCGATGGGGGTAGCGGATGGGCCAGACGCTTTGGGGTGGGCGTCGTTCTTCCTCTGGGGGAATGTCGATGGGCGGCGGACCGTCTTTTCTGGGGTCGAAGCGGCGCCTCAGGGAAGCGTCGGGGTCGTGACGTTACCGTGCGTCAGTGGTCCTCAGTGGCGGGTCTTCCGTGATCTGCGCACGCTCTGGGCAGTACCCTCTGCGCCCGAGTACGACGAAGCGGCCGCGCAAGTGGCGATTAGCCGCGCAGTGCGCGACGCAGTAGCCGTTGCGACGGCCGACCGGCAGCGTACCGCGCTCTTTCTCTCCGGCGGGATCGATTCGGGGGCGGTTGCAGGGGTGCTCGCGCAGTTGGGACGCGCGGGGACGGCCTATACTCTGGCGTTTGCCGAAATGGCGGGGCAGGGCAACGATGAGCGCCCTTGGGCGGAGCGGATCGCGCGCCATTACGGGCTGACGCATCGGGTCGATCAGGTTGCGGAGCCTGAGTTCTGGGCGACGTTACCCGATTTTCTCGACGCGATGGATCAGCCGACGCTTGACGGGATCAATTTTTGGCTTTCGTGCCAGAAAGCGGCGCAAGCTGGCGAGCGGGTGGTCTGTACTGGCGATGGCGGCGACGAACTGTTCGGGGGTTTTACCAAACTGGTACTTTGGCGACGCGCCGAACGGGTGCTGCGGTGGGTGCGCCGTTTACCTGCTGGCGAACGGGTGCTCGTTGCGCTGATGCAGGGGTATGGCACGCTGCGGCGACGACCGAAATGGCGGTGGGCAGGGAACTATTTCGCGACGCGCGACCATCTCTACTTCATTCCCTACGCCGTCTTCTTTCCCGAGGAGTTGCCCGATCTGTTGGATAGCGTGATGCCGGTTGCGCAGGCACGCGCTTTGTTGACCGAGGGCGCGTTTCCCGAAGTGGATTGCCTCGAGCGCGCGATGCAAATGCGCGACACGTTTCATTCGATGCCAAACCTCTATATGCGCGATGCCCATTGGATCGGTGCGGCGCATGGGGTGCAGTTTCGGCATCCGTTGGCGTCGGTGTCGCTGCTCACCACTGTTGCGCCGTGGGTCTGCGCGTTTCGCGGGCGGCGGGGAAAAACGCTGCTCGCGCAAGCACCGCAACCGCCGCTTCCCCCCGAGGTGGTGGCGCGGCCAAAGGCGGGATTTGCCACGCCGGTGGCGGGTTGGTTGGCGCAGCGGGTTTTCCCGACGATCCCGTTTCCTGCCGTGGCTACGATCGGGTCGGTCGAGCGGCGGTTGGCGTGGTGGCTTTATCAGGAGTGGTCGCGGTGAGTGGGAAGCGGAAGGTTCGGCTGCTCTTCCGTGCGGTGGCGCACGGGATAGCCATTGGTGCGCTCGTTTGGAGGGGGGCGATAGTCCTGGCGCAGCCGCCGGGCAATTGGCGCTTTCTGCCGGAACTGTCGGACGAGTTTTCAGGCGCCACGGTCGACACGGCCCTCTGGCTGACGTTTCTGCCCCATTACACGGGGCGGCCGCCTGGAGTGATCGATCCGGCGCGGGTTACGGTGGCTAACGGCATGGTGCGGCTGGAGACGACGGCTCGGGACAAGGGGCGGTTCGCGACACCGCTCTTACGGGCACGCCAGGAGGTGCGCTACGGCTATTTCGAAGTGGTTGCGCGGCTTGCCCCGTGCCGCGTCAATCAAGCGTTTTGGTTCTACGCCTGGCAGCCTGATGGGACGCGCGAGATCGACGTCTTCGAGATGGCGCCGGGCACGCCGGGCGAAGCACACCGCGTGCACAGTAACCTGCACGTCTATGACGGTGACCCAGCACTCGAGAACGATGGCAACCGACGCTCCTATCCGCAAGTCTGGTCGGCACCCGACTTCGACCCGACACAGGACAATCGCTATGGGTTTTTGTGGTCGCCCACCGAGCTCGTCTGGTGGGTGAATGGTCGTGAGATCCGGCGCGAACCGAACGTCCATTTCCACTGGCCGATGGCGCTCACGTTTACCGGCGAGATCCATCCGCGCTGGTTCGGGGTACCGACAACGCAGGAGTTGCCGTGCGCGATGACGATCGACTACGTCCGGTCGTGGCAGTGGCTCGATGCGGCGGATGGGGTAGGTACGCAGCCGGTGCGTGACGCGGGTCGCGGACGGTTGCGCGGAGGCGTCGAGTAATGCCGCGGTGGCGCAAGGCGCTTGCCTATCTGCGCGGCTGGCTCACGAGTTTGCGCCACTTTTCCCGCCCGGCGTGGGTCTGTCAGGTGGGGCGGGTCACGGTGGTACGCGATCGCGGCACGATTACGGTGGGCGAGCGTGTCTGGCTCTGGCCCGAGGTGAAGCTCGACGCGAGCGCGGTGGCGCGAACGGGTGAAGCGGCGTTGGTGATCGGTGATCGGGTGTCGATTGGTGACCGGACGCAGATCCATTGTGGCGAACGGGTGACGATCGGTGCGGGTACGCTGATCAGTTGGGATTGCGTGATCATGGATCGCGACTACCACGATCCGGACGGTGGTGTGGAGCGTACCGCGCCGGTGGTGATCGGCAAGGATGTCTGGATCGGCTGTCGCGCGATCATCCTCAAAGGGGTGACGATCGGCGACGGCGCGGTGGTTGGCGCGGGCAGCGTGGTGACCCGCGACGTGCCCCCGTGCACGTTGGTCGCAGGGAATCCGGCTCGGGTCGTTCGCCAACTGGGCGAACGGTAACCAAATGGTGCTGGGGAGGGGCGGAATGAATGACGCATTGGCCGCAGCATGGCGCACCGCGCAAGCACGTGTCGCGGTAACCGACGAATGGCGATCGTTTCCTTCCGAGGCGCTCGACCGGCAGTACTATCGACCGCTGACCGCACTGGCACAACGGGCGGCTGCTCCGCAAGTCACCTATGATGGGTTGCCGATCTACCGCCTGTTGCGTGCGGGGGAGCGGGCACTGCTTACCCAAGCGCTCGATCAGGCACGCCGATTCCTGCTGCAGTTGCGCGAACGCGACGACCGGACGCTATTGTTGCACGGGGTGAGCGGGCTGCCGTTGCCGCGCCGCTTCGCGTGGCTGCCAAGCGATCGGTGGGCGATGCCGAAACGGTTGCGGGATCTGGCGGCGGCGCTGAGCGAAGGGTTGCGCGAGATCGCCGCGCAGTTGCCCCACGTTTGGTTCGTAGACGAGATCGCGGTGGCCCAGCAGTTGGGTTATCGTGTGGCGAACCGCCCGATCGTGACGGGGCGCCCCTTTGCCGAGGCGCTCTTTCATCGGCGGCGCTTCGGTTTTGGTCTGGCGGGAACCTACCTGGAGGTGGTCCGTGCTTATGATCGGTTGCGGGGGGTGAAGGTGATCGCGGTCGACTTCGACAACACCTTGTGGGACGGGGTGATGGCCGAAGGGCCGGTGCGCCACTACCGCGACCGGCAAGCGCTGCTCAAACGGTTACAGGAAGGGGGGATTCTGCTCGTTGCGGTGAGCAAGAACGATCCTAAGGCGATCCGGTGGAACGAGATGGTGTTGCAGCCGGAGGATTTCGCCGTGTTGGCGATCGGTTGGGAACTGAAACCCACCACACTGGCCGAGATCGCGGCGCAGCTCAACCTTGGCCTCGATGCGTTCGTATTTCTCGACGACAATCCGACCGAACGGGGGTTGGTCGCCAGCCACCTTCCCCAGGTGCGGGTCTGGGACGCGTGCGACCCGGAAACGTGGCGCACGTTAGCTATCCTTCCTGCGTTGCCGTGGTATTCGCAAACGGCAGAGGCGCGGCAGCGCACCGCGATGTATCGGGTGCAGGCGCTGCGGCAACAGGCGGTGCGCGCCTACGGTGACCAGGGGAGCGACACAGCGGTGCTGGAAGCGTTGCAGCTGGAGATGCGGGTGCACCGCATGCGGGAGCCGGAGTTGGCGCGTGTGCATGAACTGACCGCCCGGACCAATCAGTTCAACACGACGACGATTCGCTACCGGTCCGAAGAATTGACCGACCCGGGGCGTCAGGTGTGGGTGGGGTATCTGCAAGACCGGTTCGGGGA
This region includes:
- a CDS encoding acyltransferase, encoding MPRWRKALAYLRGWLTSLRHFSRPAWVCQVGRVTVVRDRGTITVGERVWLWPEVKLDASAVARTGEAALVIGDRVSIGDRTQIHCGERVTIGAGTLISWDCVIMDRDYHDPDGGVERTAPVVIGKDVWIGCRAIILKGVTIGDGAVVGAGSVVTRDVPPCTLVAGNPARVVRQLGER
- a CDS encoding family 16 glycosylhydrolase; this encodes MSGKRKVRLLFRAVAHGIAIGALVWRGAIVLAQPPGNWRFLPELSDEFSGATVDTALWLTFLPHYTGRPPGVIDPARVTVANGMVRLETTARDKGRFATPLLRARQEVRYGYFEVVARLAPCRVNQAFWFYAWQPDGTREIDVFEMAPGTPGEAHRVHSNLHVYDGDPALENDGNRRSYPQVWSAPDFDPTQDNRYGFLWSPTELVWWVNGREIRREPNVHFHWPMALTFTGEIHPRWFGVPTTQELPCAMTIDYVRSWQWLDAADGVGTQPVRDAGRGRLRGGVE
- a CDS encoding class I SAM-dependent methyltransferase, whose amino-acid sequence is MMLRGDAMGQWAGQLPVETAARSAALAQRIAARIAAAGGWVPFADFMQWALYEPELGYYARHDQAFGPHGDFLTAPEISPLFGAVLADVLASAVAETGLAVEFGAGSGALAEDLLTRWHALGVLPQRYAIVEVSAGLAARQAERLQPLAERLGVELVWWQRLPERFAAAVVANEVLDVLPVHVVGTRGAETFERGVVVAESGTEAAASAAPRFAWADRPLTPAAASALAGIELPRSADGEYLSEVAPAVPAWVRTVAERLAPGSLWALIDYGYEREILYAPFRSRGTLQGYYRHRVVEDVLAWPGAIDLTAFVDFTAVVTALEASGLTVHEWRRQGDFLLRHGILERLTERAEPGSAAYVQAARAVQRLIMPHEMGELFQVVVAGR
- a CDS encoding HAD-IIIC family phosphatase → MNDALAAAWRTAQARVAVTDEWRSFPSEALDRQYYRPLTALAQRAAAPQVTYDGLPIYRLLRAGERALLTQALDQARRFLLQLRERDDRTLLLHGVSGLPLPRRFAWLPSDRWAMPKRLRDLAAALSEGLREIAAQLPHVWFVDEIAVAQQLGYRVANRPIVTGRPFAEALFHRRRFGFGLAGTYLEVVRAYDRLRGVKVIAVDFDNTLWDGVMAEGPVRHYRDRQALLKRLQEGGILLVAVSKNDPKAIRWNEMVLQPEDFAVLAIGWELKPTTLAEIAAQLNLGLDAFVFLDDNPTERGLVASHLPQVRVWDACDPETWRTLAILPALPWYSQTAEARQRTAMYRVQALRQQAVRAYGDQGSDTAVLEALQLEMRVHRMREPELARVHELTARTNQFNTTTIRYRSEELTDPGRQVWVGYLQDRFGDYGLVLVWLRVVETAADDEA
- a CDS encoding asparagine synthase-related protein; amino-acid sequence: MTLFAAVLGENEKISEAVAAARRRMTRFPGDRWRAVARPGFALGVWQRWFGESAPPDGDWDVAERDGWVAVVSGHAVVAQDAAAAGSVAGAPDGTSVAECGGAAMGLAARLLADFVSDPMTRPRRWQGQFAFVAWHEATQRLFLVRDPFGIEPLYWGRLPGGGFAVANLAKTLVAMGVADGPDALGWASFFLWGNVDGRRTVFSGVEAAPQGSVGVVTLPCVSGPQWRVFRDLRTLWAVPSAPEYDEAAAQVAISRAVRDAVAVATADRQRTALFLSGGIDSGAVAGVLAQLGRAGTAYTLAFAEMAGQGNDERPWAERIARHYGLTHRVDQVAEPEFWATLPDFLDAMDQPTLDGINFWLSCQKAAQAGERVVCTGDGGDELFGGFTKLVLWRRAERVLRWVRRLPAGERVLVALMQGYGTLRRRPKWRWAGNYFATRDHLYFIPYAVFFPEELPDLLDSVMPVAQARALLTEGAFPEVDCLERAMQMRDTFHSMPNLYMRDAHWIGAAHGVQFRHPLASVSLLTTVAPWVCAFRGRRGKTLLAQAPQPPLPPEVVARPKAGFATPVAGWLAQRVFPTIPFPAVATIGSVERRLAWWLYQEWSR